In Saccharothrix syringae, the following are encoded in one genomic region:
- a CDS encoding GNAT family N-acetyltransferase yields the protein MAEVTKHDDFAEFWALAGDHFTTDPVAHTVAVAAVHRRLNHAMPDDPPALLVTASEDGDLVAAALRVPPWPLEVSGVPPQWAEAVADALAGEVELPGVTGPRESAEAFVMAWAARTGCGAREVMSLRLYRLGELVPPDVPGTARPATEADADLLTRWYLDFRAEATDQEADDALVEQAARFVHRLPVNGGAHVLWCDGAGTPVAWAATSPPASGMSRIGPVYTAREHRRRGYGAAVTAACATWAREHGAEHVVLFTDLANPTSNSVYQRIGFRPVGDSAEFAFTRAVPASG from the coding sequence GTGGCCGAGGTGACGAAGCACGACGACTTCGCTGAGTTCTGGGCCCTCGCGGGGGACCACTTCACCACTGATCCGGTGGCGCACACCGTCGCGGTGGCGGCGGTGCACCGCAGGCTCAACCACGCCATGCCGGACGACCCGCCCGCGCTGCTGGTGACCGCGTCGGAGGACGGCGACCTGGTGGCGGCGGCCCTGCGCGTGCCGCCGTGGCCGCTGGAGGTCAGCGGTGTGCCGCCGCAGTGGGCCGAGGCCGTGGCCGACGCGCTGGCGGGCGAGGTGGAGCTGCCCGGGGTGACCGGTCCGCGCGAGTCGGCGGAGGCGTTCGTGATGGCGTGGGCGGCCCGCACCGGGTGCGGTGCGCGCGAGGTGATGTCCCTGCGCCTGTACCGGCTCGGCGAGCTGGTGCCGCCGGACGTGCCGGGCACGGCGAGGCCGGCCACCGAGGCCGACGCCGACCTGCTGACCCGGTGGTACCTGGACTTCCGCGCCGAGGCCACCGACCAGGAGGCGGACGACGCCCTGGTCGAGCAGGCGGCGCGGTTCGTGCACCGGCTGCCGGTCAACGGCGGCGCGCACGTGCTGTGGTGCGACGGAGCGGGCACGCCGGTGGCGTGGGCGGCGACGAGCCCGCCGGCGTCGGGCATGTCGCGCATCGGCCCGGTCTACACGGCGCGGGAGCACCGCAGGCGCGGTTACGGCGCGGCGGTGACCGCGGCGTGCGCGACGTGGGCCCGCGAGCACGGCGCCGAGCACGTGGTGCTCTTCACCGACCTGGCGAACCCCACGTCGAACTCGGTGTACCAGCGGATCGGGTTCCGGCCGGTGGGCGACTCGGCGGAGTTCGCGTTCACCCGGGCAGTTCCGGCCAGTGGCTGA
- a CDS encoding helix-turn-helix domain-containing protein, producing MTIQVHLDRLLAERGMTLTQLSERVGVSVVNLSVLKNGRARAIRFSTLSALCRALDCQPGDLLSHWPELPG from the coding sequence GTGACCATCCAGGTGCACCTGGACCGGTTGCTGGCCGAGCGCGGGATGACGCTGACCCAGCTCTCCGAACGCGTGGGCGTGTCGGTCGTCAACCTGTCGGTCCTGAAGAACGGTCGGGCCAGGGCCATCCGGTTCAGCACGCTCAGCGCGCTCTGCCGGGCGCTGGACTGCCAACCCGGCGACCTGCTCAGCCACTGGCCGGAACTGCCCGGGTGA
- a CDS encoding Lrp/AsnC family transcriptional regulator yields the protein MELDDVDWKLLDLLQRDGRMTFTELAKRVSLSAPATTERVRRLEQAGVVTGYAAVVDPQRLGLPIEAIVRVRVRSLDTPRFRERVVTMAQVRDADHVTGDDCWLLRVVCRSMVELEGFVEQAQRYGDTTTSLVFSSHVRNRPITREVVDGIVYR from the coding sequence GTGGAACTCGACGACGTGGATTGGAAGCTGCTGGACCTGCTCCAGCGGGACGGGCGGATGACGTTCACCGAGCTGGCCAAGCGGGTCTCGCTGTCGGCGCCCGCGACCACCGAGCGCGTGCGGCGGCTGGAGCAGGCGGGGGTCGTCACCGGGTACGCGGCGGTGGTCGACCCGCAGCGGCTCGGGCTGCCGATCGAGGCCATCGTGCGGGTGCGCGTGCGCAGCCTGGACACGCCGCGGTTCCGCGAGCGCGTGGTGACCATGGCCCAGGTGCGCGACGCGGACCACGTGACCGGGGACGACTGCTGGCTGCTGCGCGTGGTCTGCCGGTCGATGGTCGAGCTGGAGGGGTTCGTCGAGCAGGCCCAGCGGTACGGCGACACCACCACGTCGCTGGTGTTCTCCTCGCACGTGCGCAATCGGCCGATTACGCGGGAGGTCGTGGACGGTATCGTTTATCGATAA
- a CDS encoding rhodanese-like domain-containing protein, whose protein sequence is MTNTLRFPAADPADAAAFFAAELAFEADPDDVVRDLEAGDTAGFRLVETRSREAFDRAHIPGALNLPHWEVDEATTAGWDRDLVYVCYCESSVCNAATKGALALSRLGFRVKRLAGGITTWRAAGYPVEGTGLPGASCAC, encoded by the coding sequence ATGACGAACACGCTCCGCTTCCCCGCCGCCGACCCCGCCGACGCCGCCGCGTTCTTCGCCGCCGAGCTGGCCTTCGAGGCCGACCCGGACGACGTGGTGCGCGACCTGGAGGCCGGGGACACCGCGGGCTTCCGGCTCGTGGAGACGCGCAGCCGCGAGGCGTTCGACCGCGCGCACATCCCCGGCGCGCTCAACCTGCCGCACTGGGAGGTCGACGAGGCGACCACCGCCGGCTGGGACCGCGACCTGGTCTACGTCTGCTACTGCGAGAGCTCGGTGTGCAACGCGGCCACCAAGGGCGCGCTGGCGCTGAGCCGGCTCGGGTTCCGGGTGAAGCGGCTGGCCGGCGGCATCACCACCTGGCGGGCCGCGGGCTACCCGGTGGAGGGCACGGGTCTGCCCGGGGCGTCCTGCGCCTGCTGA
- a CDS encoding type 1 glutamine amidotransferase: MTRLLVLQPDHDDPPARLGDWLTAAGAVLDVVRPFEQPVPDDLDGYDGVVCLGGGMGALDDAGHPWLADVRRLLSHAVSRRVPLLAVCLGAQLLAAATGGQVRPARQGPEVGVMLVAKRDAAGDDPLFADLPWTPDVLQFHTDEVSLLPPTAVLLASSPRCANQAFRVGDRAYGVQFHVETTPEVVLKWAEGYPGTAAGARPGWLDPDRLAAAHEDIREVWQPFAERFVRLAAGGLTTSRNLPLV; this comes from the coding sequence GTGACGCGTCTGCTGGTGCTGCAACCCGACCACGACGACCCGCCGGCCCGCCTCGGCGACTGGTTGACCGCCGCCGGGGCGGTGCTGGACGTGGTCCGGCCCTTCGAGCAGCCGGTGCCCGACGACCTCGACGGCTACGACGGCGTGGTGTGCCTGGGCGGGGGGATGGGCGCGTTGGACGACGCCGGGCACCCGTGGCTGGCCGACGTGCGGCGGCTGCTGTCGCACGCGGTGTCGCGGCGGGTGCCGCTGCTGGCGGTCTGCCTGGGCGCGCAGCTGCTCGCCGCGGCCACCGGCGGCCAGGTGCGGCCGGCGCGGCAGGGGCCCGAGGTGGGCGTGATGCTGGTGGCCAAGCGGGACGCGGCCGGGGACGACCCGCTGTTCGCGGACCTGCCGTGGACGCCCGACGTGCTCCAGTTCCACACCGACGAGGTGTCGCTGCTGCCGCCGACCGCGGTGCTGCTCGCGTCCTCGCCGAGGTGCGCGAACCAGGCGTTCCGGGTGGGCGACCGGGCCTACGGCGTGCAGTTCCACGTCGAGACCACGCCCGAGGTCGTGCTCAAGTGGGCCGAGGGGTACCCGGGCACCGCGGCCGGCGCGCGTCCCGGGTGGCTCGACCCCGACCGGCTGGCCGCCGCGCACGAGGACATCCGCGAGGTGTGGCAGCCGTTCGCGGAGCGGTTCGTGCGCCTGGCCGCCGGTGGGCTGACGACGTCGAGGAACCTGCCGCTGGTGTGA
- a CDS encoding bifunctional [glutamine synthetase] adenylyltransferase/[glutamine synthetase]-adenylyl-L-tyrosine phosphorylase: MTDPARTPTSPARFGLTEARSNEHLRDAGWWEGRGPTAGAEPVLVALSRSPDPDLALRGVDRLRDALGDRWPELDGALRDGAVLRGRLLAVLGSSTALADFLVANPDRWADLADPEPVDPAAFTPALVGAVEGLTGAEAVRALRSAYRALLCRVAAEDLAHVVEPEQPYVTYDDVAGLLSDLAEAALRAALDVAGRQVARADECTLAVIAMGKCGARELNYVSDVDVVFVGEGDLAVATRLASTLMQVAGQACFEVDAALRPEGKAGALVRTLDGHASYYRRWARTWEFQALLKARPVAGDAELGRRYLEVVRPMVWTAAEREDFVADVQAMRRRVEDHVPAGLTDRELKLGRGGLRDVEFAVQLLQLVHGRGDEELRITSTTQALAVLGRGGYVGRADAADFGRAYRFLRTLEHRLQLQRLLRTHLFPADDDTNGLRWLARAAGLQAEGGLSEGQVLLAEFRKRANQVRRLHEKLFYRPLLQAVANVPTEALRLTTSQAAERLAALGYAAPDGGLKHIEALTRGVSRRARIQTALLPVLLDLFAASPDPDGGLLAYRRVSEALAETPWYLRLLRDEGTVVDRLAALLGTSKLVPDLLVRAPEVLRLLADTDALVGVDPMTIGNPLRATVSRYRDLDRAVTAARSLRRQELLRVACADLLGLVPLRTVCVSLSEVWVAVLQAALDAVVRSAGTPVASIAVIGMGRLGGRELGYGSDADVVFVCEPVAGASDAEAARYASTVVERVRRMLSAPSQDPPLQVDADLRPEGRQGPLVRTLESYRAYYAQWSELWEAQALLRARFIAGDAGLGARFVEMVEPIRYPGRGLDLAAVREIRRIKARVEAERLPRGADPSTHTKLGRGGLADVEWTVQLLQLQHAHEVPGLRTPSTVRGLRAATEAGLVSPDDAAALREAWTTATRARNAVVLVRGKAADQLPTAGRDLAAVAGAMGHEDPGGFLDAYRRTTRRARAVVERVFYGS; this comes from the coding sequence ATGACCGATCCAGCCCGCACCCCGACGTCCCCCGCGCGGTTCGGCCTGACCGAGGCGCGCAGCAACGAGCACCTGCGTGACGCGGGGTGGTGGGAGGGGCGCGGCCCCACCGCGGGCGCCGAGCCCGTCCTGGTCGCGCTGTCCCGCAGCCCCGACCCGGACCTGGCGCTGCGCGGCGTGGACCGGCTGCGCGACGCGCTCGGCGACCGGTGGCCCGAGCTGGACGGCGCCCTGCGCGACGGCGCGGTGCTGCGCGGGCGACTGCTGGCCGTGCTGGGCTCGTCGACCGCGCTGGCGGACTTCCTGGTGGCCAACCCGGACCGCTGGGCCGACCTCGCCGACCCCGAGCCGGTGGACCCGGCGGCGTTCACGCCCGCGCTGGTGGGCGCGGTCGAGGGGCTGACCGGCGCGGAGGCGGTGCGGGCGCTGCGGTCGGCCTACCGGGCCCTGCTGTGCCGGGTCGCGGCCGAGGACCTGGCCCACGTGGTCGAGCCGGAGCAGCCCTACGTCACCTACGACGACGTGGCCGGGTTGCTGTCGGACCTGGCGGAGGCGGCGTTGCGGGCCGCGCTGGACGTCGCCGGGCGGCAGGTGGCGCGTGCCGACGAGTGCACGCTGGCGGTGATCGCCATGGGCAAGTGCGGTGCGCGGGAGCTGAACTACGTCAGCGACGTGGACGTGGTGTTCGTCGGCGAGGGCGACCTGGCCGTGGCCACGCGGCTGGCCAGCACGCTGATGCAGGTCGCGGGCCAGGCGTGCTTCGAGGTCGACGCGGCCCTGCGGCCGGAGGGCAAGGCGGGCGCGCTGGTGCGCACCCTGGACGGCCACGCGTCCTACTACCGGCGGTGGGCGCGGACGTGGGAGTTCCAGGCGCTGCTCAAGGCCAGGCCGGTGGCGGGCGACGCGGAGCTGGGGCGGCGCTACCTGGAGGTGGTTCGCCCGATGGTGTGGACGGCCGCCGAGCGCGAGGACTTCGTGGCCGACGTGCAGGCCATGCGCCGCCGCGTCGAGGACCACGTGCCGGCCGGGCTGACCGACCGCGAGCTGAAGCTGGGCCGCGGCGGGCTGCGGGACGTGGAGTTCGCGGTGCAGCTGCTCCAGCTCGTGCACGGGCGCGGCGACGAGGAGCTGCGCATCACCTCCACCACGCAGGCGCTGGCGGTGCTGGGGCGGGGCGGGTACGTGGGCCGGGCGGACGCCGCGGACTTCGGCCGCGCCTACCGGTTCCTGCGCACCCTGGAGCACCGGTTGCAGCTCCAGCGGCTGCTGCGCACCCACCTGTTCCCGGCCGACGACGACACGAACGGGTTGCGCTGGCTGGCGCGGGCGGCCGGGTTGCAGGCCGAGGGCGGGCTGTCGGAGGGGCAGGTGCTGCTCGCCGAGTTCCGCAAGCGCGCCAACCAGGTGCGCAGGCTGCACGAGAAGCTGTTCTATCGGCCGCTGCTGCAGGCGGTGGCGAACGTGCCGACGGAGGCGCTGCGGTTGACCACGTCGCAGGCGGCGGAGCGGCTGGCCGCGCTGGGGTACGCGGCGCCGGACGGGGGGCTCAAGCACATCGAGGCGCTGACCAGGGGCGTGTCCCGGCGGGCGCGCATCCAGACCGCGCTGCTGCCGGTGCTGCTGGACCTGTTCGCGGCCAGCCCCGACCCCGACGGCGGCCTGCTGGCGTACCGGAGGGTGTCCGAGGCGCTGGCCGAGACGCCCTGGTACCTGCGGCTGCTGCGCGACGAGGGCACGGTCGTGGACCGGCTGGCGGCGCTGCTGGGCACCTCGAAGCTGGTGCCGGACCTGCTGGTGCGGGCCCCGGAGGTGCTGCGGCTGCTGGCCGACACCGACGCGCTGGTCGGGGTGGACCCGATGACCATCGGCAACCCGCTGCGCGCCACCGTGTCCCGCTACCGCGACCTGGACCGCGCGGTCACCGCCGCCCGGTCGCTGCGCCGCCAGGAGCTGCTGCGCGTGGCCTGCGCCGACCTGCTCGGGCTGGTGCCGCTGCGCACGGTGTGCGTGTCGCTGTCCGAGGTGTGGGTGGCGGTGCTGCAGGCCGCGCTGGACGCCGTGGTGCGCTCGGCGGGCACGCCGGTCGCCTCGATCGCGGTGATCGGGATGGGGCGGCTGGGCGGCCGCGAGCTGGGGTACGGCTCGGACGCTGACGTGGTGTTCGTGTGCGAGCCGGTCGCCGGGGCGAGCGACGCCGAGGCGGCGCGCTACGCGTCCACCGTGGTGGAGCGGGTGCGCAGGATGCTCAGCGCGCCCAGCCAGGACCCGCCGCTCCAGGTGGACGCCGACCTGCGGCCGGAGGGCCGGCAGGGGCCGCTGGTGCGCACGCTGGAGTCCTACCGGGCGTACTACGCGCAGTGGTCCGAGCTGTGGGAGGCGCAGGCGCTGCTGCGGGCGCGGTTCATCGCGGGCGACGCCGGGCTGGGCGCGCGGTTCGTGGAGATGGTCGAGCCGATCCGGTACCCCGGGCGCGGCCTGGACCTGGCCGCGGTGCGGGAGATCCGGCGCATCAAGGCGCGGGTCGAGGCGGAGCGGCTGCCGCGCGGCGCGGACCCGTCCACGCACACCAAGCTGGGGCGCGGCGGGCTCGCGGACGTGGAGTGGACCGTGCAGCTGCTCCAGCTCCAGCACGCCCACGAGGTGCCCGGCCTGCGCACGCCGTCGACCGTGCGCGGGCTGCGCGCGGCCACCGAGGCGGGGCTGGTGTCGCCGGACGACGCCGCGGCGCTGCGGGAGGCGTGGACGACGGCCACCAGGGCGCGCAACGCGGTGGTGCTGGTGCGCGGCAAGGCCGCCGACCAGCTGCCCACCGCCGGGCGCGACCTGGCCGCGGTGGCGGGCGCGATGGGGCACGAGGACCCGGGCGGGTTCCTCGACGCCTACCGGCGGACCACCCGGCGGGCGCGGGCCGTGGTCGAGCGCGTCTTCTACGGTTCCTGA
- a CDS encoding NADP-dependent oxidoreductase — protein MRAIAQNEFGDAEVLVLRDLPDPVISLDQVLVEVRAAGVNPVDRLVRAGYLAGVLPTHFPLVPGWDVAGVVRAVGPAVDGFSVGDEVFGYQRKDHAQHGTYAELVAATERGLAHKPASLSFEEAGGLALTGLTALQALRKVGVSPGDAVLVHAAAGGVGHLAVQVARILGASRVIGTASPRNHGFLRSLGAEPVAYGDALVDNVAELVGGDGKVDVAFDCVGGAALNDSPALVRDNSRIVSIVDTNVLELGGRYAYAKPVREDLEWLAAHAGSGELRVEVQQTFPLEQAADAHRLLEGRHVRGKIVLTV, from the coding sequence GTGAGAGCGATCGCGCAGAACGAGTTCGGAGACGCCGAGGTCCTGGTGCTGCGGGACCTGCCCGACCCGGTCATCTCCCTGGACCAGGTGCTGGTCGAGGTGCGGGCGGCCGGGGTGAACCCGGTGGACCGCCTGGTGCGCGCCGGGTACCTGGCGGGCGTGCTGCCGACCCACTTCCCGCTGGTGCCCGGCTGGGACGTGGCCGGCGTGGTGCGCGCCGTCGGGCCCGCGGTGGACGGGTTCTCGGTCGGGGACGAGGTGTTCGGGTACCAGCGCAAGGACCACGCCCAGCACGGCACGTACGCCGAGCTGGTCGCGGCGACGGAGCGCGGGTTGGCGCACAAGCCCGCGTCGCTGTCGTTCGAGGAGGCCGGCGGGCTGGCGCTGACCGGGTTGACCGCGTTGCAGGCGCTGCGGAAGGTGGGGGTGTCGCCGGGTGACGCGGTGCTCGTGCACGCCGCCGCCGGCGGGGTCGGGCACCTGGCGGTGCAGGTGGCGCGCATCCTGGGCGCGTCGCGGGTGATCGGCACGGCGTCGCCGCGCAACCACGGGTTCCTGCGCTCACTGGGGGCGGAGCCCGTGGCGTACGGGGACGCGCTGGTGGACAACGTGGCCGAGCTGGTCGGCGGCGACGGCAAGGTGGACGTGGCGTTCGACTGCGTGGGCGGCGCCGCGTTGAACGACTCGCCGGCGCTGGTGCGGGACAACAGCCGGATCGTGTCAATCGTCGACACGAACGTGTTGGAACTGGGCGGGCGCTACGCCTACGCCAAGCCGGTGCGGGAAGACCTGGAGTGGCTGGCCGCGCACGCCGGTTCGGGCGAGCTGAGGGTGGAGGTCCAGCAGACGTTCCCGCTGGAGCAGGCCGCCGACGCGCACCGCCTGCTGGAGGGCAGGCACGTGCGGGGCAAGATCGTGCTGACGGTCTGA
- a CDS encoding DUF6338 family protein, giving the protein MPQTLGALLSFLALVAPGIVFELLRERRRAGYQETPFREASRVALGSLVFTLLSCGLLVAANALLRADVLVDLDRLVAGGAAYARANLFPITFSVVSELALACALATLTDLLLARRRREVNSVDQQTAWRQVFRRDRPPNTLPWVHVQLTDGTSFFGFLRSHTTSGVQEERELVLQGTGMVYAGKAPNGSDEHVEDVIGERWARVVIPATQIRYLRVQYRDRATGALVDTRTR; this is encoded by the coding sequence GTGCCGCAGACCCTGGGCGCGCTGCTGTCGTTCCTGGCCCTGGTCGCGCCGGGGATCGTCTTCGAGCTGCTGCGCGAGCGCAGGCGCGCGGGCTACCAGGAGACCCCCTTCCGCGAGGCGTCCCGGGTGGCACTGGGCAGCCTGGTCTTCACCCTCCTGTCGTGCGGCCTGCTCGTCGCCGCCAACGCCCTGCTCCGCGCGGACGTCCTGGTCGACCTGGACCGCCTGGTCGCCGGCGGCGCGGCGTACGCACGCGCCAACCTCTTCCCGATCACCTTCTCGGTGGTGAGCGAACTGGCCCTGGCCTGCGCCCTCGCCACCCTGACCGACCTCCTCCTGGCCCGCCGCCGCCGGGAGGTCAACTCGGTGGACCAGCAAACCGCCTGGCGCCAGGTCTTCCGCCGCGACCGCCCGCCGAACACCCTGCCGTGGGTGCACGTCCAGCTCACCGACGGCACGTCGTTCTTCGGCTTCCTCCGCTCCCACACCACGTCGGGCGTCCAGGAAGAGCGTGAACTGGTCCTGCAGGGCACGGGAATGGTCTACGCGGGCAAGGCGCCGAACGGCTCGGACGAGCACGTCGAAGACGTCATCGGCGAACGCTGGGCGCGCGTCGTCATCCCGGCAACCCAGATCAGGTACCTCCGCGTCCAGTACCGCGACCGCGCCACCGGCGCCCTCGTCGACACCCGCACCCGGTGA
- a CDS encoding inositol monophosphatase family protein: MRPLDQLAEIAQKAVSIGNNLIKHTRPETVTEKSDRDTYTDVDVRIEQDVRTYLAEATPEIGFIGEEGGASGQAADSEYVWALDPIDGTSNFVHGVPLCGVSLGLMRGDRAVVAAIVLPYLDLHYSAAHGQGAYVNGTKIQASETAELSKAMVAIGDYALGEGAEEKNRQRIALTAALAAEVERIRMFGSAAHDLVWLAEGRIDGAVILSNKTHDIAAGVLIAREAGALVLDSSGTQHTSAATHTVAAVPGIAKPLLALVQSAI, from the coding sequence ATGCGACCGCTTGACCAGTTGGCCGAGATCGCGCAAAAGGCCGTGAGCATCGGCAACAATCTGATCAAGCACACCCGCCCTGAGACCGTCACCGAGAAGTCCGACCGCGACACCTACACCGACGTAGACGTACGGATCGAGCAGGACGTGCGCACCTACCTGGCCGAGGCCACGCCTGAGATCGGCTTCATAGGCGAGGAGGGGGGCGCCAGCGGCCAGGCCGCCGACAGCGAGTACGTCTGGGCACTCGACCCGATCGACGGCACGTCGAACTTCGTGCACGGCGTGCCGCTCTGCGGCGTCTCCCTTGGGCTCATGCGAGGCGACCGAGCGGTCGTCGCCGCGATAGTCCTTCCCTACCTGGACCTGCACTACTCCGCTGCTCACGGGCAAGGCGCGTACGTCAACGGGACGAAGATCCAGGCCAGCGAAACCGCAGAGCTGTCGAAGGCCATGGTCGCCATCGGCGACTATGCACTGGGCGAAGGCGCCGAAGAGAAGAATAGGCAGCGCATCGCGCTGACCGCAGCACTGGCCGCCGAGGTGGAACGCATCCGCATGTTCGGCTCAGCCGCCCACGACCTCGTGTGGTTGGCCGAAGGCCGTATCGACGGCGCGGTGATCCTGTCCAACAAGACGCATGACATCGCAGCAGGTGTGCTCATCGCTCGTGAGGCCGGAGCCCTCGTGCTCGACAGCTCCGGAACCCAACACACCTCAGCCGCAACGCACACCGTTGCCGCTGTGCCCGGTATCGCCAAGCCGTTGCTTGCGCTCGTGCAGTCCGCCATCTGA
- a CDS encoding DUF5919 domain-containing protein codes for MAIETTLLRVLLRQRHMQGYRTFCKEYDRIAKQLDTDLIGRYPSKAQFYRWLSGDLLGLPYADHCRILEKMFPGWTAEQLLSPHEGDTDSLITPPQRTAASTPPVPRPVQMPQQTRLADVTAVYVSRTEFLHNVTPRALFDGAKTIDIAGLSLNVLCQQYSDKALLDSIEAGTVIRALFLDPDGRHITAREQEEGLPEGHLSMLTRLNIEALRRVGAKVSPDARGQLHVRVYDEPIRYNILITDRTKCVVQPYLPDARGVESPTLVIEKDEAVPGLFATFSQVFGSMWDRAKETGDATA; via the coding sequence ATGGCCATAGAGACCACGCTGTTGAGGGTGCTGTTGCGTCAGCGCCACATGCAGGGCTACCGCACCTTCTGCAAGGAATACGACCGCATCGCCAAGCAGCTCGACACCGACCTGATCGGCCGCTACCCCAGCAAAGCCCAGTTCTACCGCTGGCTCTCCGGCGACCTGCTCGGCCTGCCCTACGCCGACCACTGCCGCATCCTGGAGAAGATGTTCCCCGGCTGGACCGCCGAACAACTCCTCTCCCCACACGAGGGCGACACCGACAGCCTCATCACCCCACCACAACGCACCGCGGCCTCCACCCCACCCGTGCCGCGCCCGGTCCAGATGCCACAGCAGACCCGCCTGGCCGACGTCACCGCCGTCTACGTCAGCCGCACCGAGTTCCTGCACAACGTCACCCCACGCGCCCTGTTCGACGGCGCGAAGACCATCGACATCGCCGGCCTCTCGCTCAACGTGCTGTGCCAGCAGTACTCCGACAAGGCCCTGCTCGACTCCATCGAGGCCGGAACCGTCATCAGGGCCCTCTTCCTCGACCCGGACGGACGACACATCACCGCGCGGGAGCAGGAGGAGGGCCTACCCGAGGGACACCTCTCCATGCTCACCCGCCTCAACATCGAGGCCCTGCGGCGGGTCGGCGCGAAGGTCTCCCCGGACGCACGCGGGCAGCTCCACGTCCGCGTCTACGACGAGCCCATCCGCTACAACATCCTCATCACCGACCGGACCAAGTGCGTCGTCCAGCCCTACTTGCCCGACGCCCGAGGCGTCGAGTCCCCTACGCTCGTGATCGAGAAGGACGAGGCGGTACCGGGCCTGTTCGCCACCTTCTCGCAGGTGTTCGGCTCGATGTGGGACCGCGCAAAGGAGACCGGTGATGCGACCGCTTGA
- a CDS encoding AMED_5909 family protein — translation MAQPKRPDVWAKARAARTLKDAHEALGKVMPAPHAAPSRWQVFYRVSAEVYAQVAEIDRGHHHEALYWAKREREKGEEIARQLDAESSEDGEDE, via the coding sequence ATGGCGCAGCCGAAGCGGCCTGATGTGTGGGCGAAGGCTCGGGCGGCGCGGACGCTGAAGGACGCGCACGAGGCGCTGGGGAAGGTGATGCCCGCGCCGCATGCCGCGCCGTCGCGGTGGCAGGTGTTCTACCGGGTGTCGGCCGAGGTCTACGCGCAGGTTGCCGAGATCGACCGGGGGCACCACCACGAGGCGCTGTACTGGGCGAAGCGTGAACGGGAGAAGGGTGAGGAGATCGCCCGTCAGCTTGACGCCGAGTCCTCTGAGGACGGTGAGGACGAGTGA
- a CDS encoding helix-turn-helix domain-containing protein → MAFEARESCAQITTGFAVIGIDDERLGSTVRSRALGAELRAARHRSSTEKATLVEKLGFSFNWLMNLEQGRRRTDSRNIARLLGAYRVSLKTFERVMSLYRDTDDGCLVWEHGPGGADEVPVVLANEGAAHELFCYEVIAVPVLAQSEDYMRASFGQGADPVVDAVERRVTARLKRQRVLGRRSLARSTFVVHEWTLRHLALGRSAAWGQLMNLFWLGNTAGIDVLVIGSDTLLGSWANYSFTLLHSPEFRPMVHFDVMACSLFLDDPRHVEEYQKAARLLMGNAMSSEDSQALIARLAEQVGDASSVGN, encoded by the coding sequence TTGGCTTTCGAGGCACGGGAGAGCTGTGCCCAAATCACTACGGGGTTTGCTGTGATTGGTATTGATGACGAACGGTTGGGCTCGACCGTTCGTAGCAGGGCGTTGGGTGCCGAGTTGAGGGCCGCGCGGCATAGGTCGTCGACGGAGAAAGCCACGCTCGTGGAGAAGTTGGGGTTTTCCTTCAACTGGCTTATGAACCTTGAGCAGGGGCGGCGGCGAACCGACTCGCGCAACATCGCCCGACTGCTCGGGGCCTACCGCGTGAGTCTGAAGACCTTTGAGCGAGTGATGAGCCTGTATCGGGACACCGACGACGGGTGCCTGGTGTGGGAGCACGGTCCCGGCGGGGCCGATGAGGTTCCAGTGGTGCTCGCCAATGAAGGCGCGGCGCACGAGCTGTTCTGTTACGAGGTCATCGCGGTGCCGGTTCTCGCGCAGTCGGAGGACTATATGCGTGCGAGCTTCGGCCAGGGCGCCGATCCGGTAGTCGATGCGGTCGAGCGGCGGGTGACCGCCCGGTTGAAGCGCCAGCGGGTGCTGGGTCGGCGGTCGTTGGCGCGGTCGACGTTCGTGGTGCACGAGTGGACGTTGCGGCACCTGGCGCTGGGCCGGTCGGCGGCGTGGGGTCAGTTGATGAACCTGTTCTGGCTGGGCAACACCGCCGGGATCGACGTGCTGGTGATCGGGAGCGACACTTTGCTGGGCTCGTGGGCGAACTATTCGTTCACGTTGTTGCACTCGCCCGAGTTTCGCCCGATGGTCCACTTCGACGTCATGGCGTGCAGCCTCTTCCTCGACGATCCCCGGCACGTTGAGGAGTACCAGAAGGCGGCAAGGTTGCTTATGGGCAACGCGATGAGTTCGGAGGATTCGCAGGCATTGATCGCGCGCCTGGCGGAGCAGGTCGGTGACGCGTCAAGCGTAGGGAACTGA